A single window of Nicotiana sylvestris chromosome 3, ASM39365v2, whole genome shotgun sequence DNA harbors:
- the LOC138888287 gene encoding uncharacterized protein, which translates to MGAYAHLALVSQLTTNGMQNWGQQNQPYIPVQPQLNKRNMGDTHVNLKYQGPKQLMAVSLRNGGDLDLEQERVQESRQAETLVPMPIELDDSMKLTEVTVQPAQEEPNTQIKAEKEAESTQEPTCSALVTRPVAEKLSDLGSFTIPCTIGNFAFAKALCDLGASINLIPLAIYKRLGIGRARPISMLLQLVDRTIKRPSCILDDVFIQVGKFVFPADFVILDCRVDEEIPIILGRSFLATGRALIDCTQGVQRLPLGGPWQTLKGSTRHIVCIKFCWKRGTNLLGSTKKAEPQHEGSGEERDD; encoded by the exons atgggggcttatgcacatcttgcattagtcagccaattgacAACCAATGGAATGCAGAATTGGGGCCAACAGAATCAGCCATACATTCCAGTCCAGCCACAACTCAACAAAAGAAATATGGGAG ACACACATGTAAATCTAAAATATCAaggcccgaagcagctgatggcagtAAGTCTACGAAATGGTGGAGACTTAGACTTGGAGCAAGAGAGGGTTCAAGAAAGCAGACAGGCTGAGACACTTGTACCAatgcccattgagctagatgattcaatgaaactgacagaggtgacagtACAGCCTGCCCAGGAAGAACCCAATACACAGATTAAGGCTGAGAAAGAAGCTGAGTCAACCCAGGAACCG ACCTGCAGTGCTTTGGTGACTAGACCAGTTGCTGAGAAGTTGTCTGACctagggagtttcacaattccctgcaccattggtaattttgcttttgcCAAGGCACTTTGTGATTTaggggctagcataaatcttatACCCCTGGcgatctataagaggttggggattggaagagctagaccaatatctatgttgttgcagctagTTGACAGGACTATCAAAAGACCTTCTTGTATCTTGGATGACGTGTTtattcaggtagggaaatttgtgttccctgcagattttgtgattctgGATTGCAGGGTagatgaagaaattcccataattttgggaaggtcgttcttggccacagggagagctcttattgatt gtactcaaggagtgcaaagactgccattgggtggaccatggcagacattaaAGGGATCAACCCGGCatattgtatgcataaaattctgctggaagaggggcacaaaccttctaGGGAGcacaaagaaggctgaaccccaacatgaaggaagtggtgaagaaagagatgattaa